A single genomic interval of uncultured Sphaerochaeta sp. harbors:
- a CDS encoding MBL fold metallo-hydrolase, with amino-acid sequence MVQYAVLGSGSSGNSYLFTDGTSSILIDQGYSVVELTRRLSQFSVPLSTVQAVFLTHLHPDHARGVGVLSRKLPIPVYAHDRMVAEQPLLIEKLGIPEGNLQTVCTSELVQVGPFSLFCFETSHDSGGSVGWYITHQDTHYMVLTDTGITSEQQRMLAEGATILFLEANYDEQMLKTGPYPPMLKRRISSNQGHLSNDQALQFLCESGFKGEHVYFIHLSECNNDPVILEKVVQSMTDLPFTVCRKNQWYGPKNKVHL; translated from the coding sequence ATGGTACAGTATGCCGTTCTGGGCAGTGGGTCCAGTGGAAACAGTTATCTTTTCACCGATGGTACCTCCTCCATCTTGATTGACCAGGGCTACAGCGTTGTGGAGCTCACAAGACGTCTGTCGCAGTTCTCCGTACCACTGTCTACCGTTCAGGCGGTATTTCTCACCCATCTCCATCCTGACCATGCCCGTGGTGTCGGTGTGCTCTCCAGGAAACTGCCCATACCCGTGTATGCCCACGATCGTATGGTTGCTGAGCAACCGCTGCTGATCGAGAAATTGGGTATCCCTGAGGGAAACCTTCAGACAGTTTGTACATCGGAACTTGTCCAGGTCGGACCCTTCTCCCTGTTCTGTTTTGAAACAAGTCACGATAGTGGTGGTTCTGTTGGTTGGTATATTACCCATCAGGATACCCACTATATGGTGTTGACTGATACGGGCATCACGAGCGAGCAACAAAGGATGCTTGCAGAGGGTGCTACCATTCTATTTCTGGAAGCAAATTATGATGAACAGATGTTGAAAACCGGCCCCTATCCGCCAATGTTGAAGCGGAGGATATCCAGTAATCAGGGGCATCTGTCCAATGACCAAGCCTTGCAGTTTCTCTGTGAGAGTGGCTTCAAGGGTGAACATGTCTATTTCATCCATCTCTCTGAATGTAACAATGATCCTGTGATTCTGGAAAAAGTGGTACAGTCCATGACTGACCTTCCCTTTACTGTATGCAGGAAAAATCAGTGGTATGGACCAAAAAACAAGGTGCATTTATGA
- a CDS encoding ArsC/Spx/MgsR family protein, translating to MIQIIGTKKCKETAKAIRNCKERSIAFQFVDLNQRTLSEGEWRSLFSAYSAETLVDESSSYYVKEGYAWRSFDAAQELAEHPQLLKTPVLRCKGRVHLGYDPAVLAAWGTL from the coding sequence ATGATTCAGATAATCGGGACAAAAAAATGCAAAGAAACAGCGAAGGCGATCAGGAACTGCAAAGAACGTAGTATTGCCTTCCAGTTTGTTGACTTGAACCAGCGCACACTCTCCGAAGGGGAGTGGCGTTCGCTTTTCAGTGCATATAGCGCTGAAACCTTGGTCGATGAGTCGAGTTCCTATTATGTAAAAGAAGGCTATGCATGGAGAAGCTTTGATGCTGCCCAGGAGTTGGCAGAGCATCCTCAGCTGCTTAAGACTCCAGTGCTTCGCTGTAAGGGCAGGGTTCACTTAGGCTATGATCCAGCGGTACTTGCTGCATGGGGAACGCTTTGA
- a CDS encoding AMP-binding protein yields the protein MYKTIPQIFTEVVTQYPAYTVQMSKDKNGVFQSISYSDLYSEVNSLAASLMSHGVKRGDLVGLISDNRREWLASDLAILSLGAADVPRGRDAMPYEVSFILSVTEAAFCFVENAVQLRKILNISENLPALQHLIVMDREFTHQQRDEAASTTKIEILCYQDLVDEGRALLDDHAMAKKVESERAKGNSEEIATIIFTSGTTGDPKGVMLTHANFAYQLEAVPKLIERFAPGQRWLSVLPVWHSFERILQYVIIGNASTVAYSKPLGSILLADLALVNPHWMGSVPRIWEAVKAGVFASMKNKSPVAKGLFSFFIKVASIYSRSRDLVLGEVATFKKRSRILDVSTGLLPMVLLYPLYKAGDHLVFSKVKQKLGKNFIAGVSGGGSLSAGVDIFFASIGVKLLDGYGLTESAPVVAVRPLLHGVKRTVSPLDGTEVRIVNEQNQEAKPGEKGIVMVRGPQVMKGYYKRPDLTRLVLDEKGWLNTGDLGIWTHRGEFALSGRAKDTIVLAGGENLEPVPIEAKLCESEFIEQAIVLGQDKKYLGALIVLNKQRIEEYLKQKEIPYLADKLYQMQEVRSLIEQTIGDIINSKHGFKSFEHIARFRLLSKSFEVGKELSAKQELKRFEINRLYQREIDELFVS from the coding sequence ATGTATAAGACCATACCACAGATATTTACAGAGGTTGTTACACAATATCCCGCATACACCGTCCAGATGAGCAAGGACAAGAACGGCGTTTTTCAGTCGATCTCCTATTCTGATCTCTATAGTGAAGTGAATAGCTTAGCTGCAAGCCTGATGAGCCATGGCGTCAAACGCGGAGACCTGGTTGGCCTGATCAGTGACAACCGCCGTGAATGGCTCGCCAGCGACTTGGCGATCCTCAGCCTGGGGGCTGCTGATGTTCCCCGTGGTCGGGATGCAATGCCCTATGAAGTTAGCTTCATTCTCTCTGTAACTGAAGCAGCATTCTGTTTTGTCGAGAATGCGGTTCAGTTGCGCAAGATTCTCAACATCAGTGAAAACCTCCCGGCTTTGCAACACTTGATCGTCATGGATCGTGAGTTTACCCATCAGCAACGTGATGAGGCCGCCTCTACCACCAAGATCGAGATTCTCTGTTATCAGGATCTCGTGGATGAAGGGAGGGCACTCCTTGATGATCATGCCATGGCAAAAAAGGTTGAGAGCGAGCGAGCAAAAGGGAACAGTGAGGAAATTGCAACCATCATCTTCACCAGTGGTACCACTGGTGACCCAAAGGGGGTCATGCTCACCCATGCAAACTTTGCCTACCAGCTGGAGGCTGTTCCCAAGTTGATCGAAAGGTTTGCACCTGGTCAGCGTTGGCTGAGCGTCCTTCCCGTCTGGCACTCCTTTGAACGAATCCTACAGTATGTCATCATTGGTAACGCATCAACAGTGGCCTATTCCAAGCCACTGGGTTCAATTCTGCTCGCTGACTTGGCACTCGTGAACCCGCATTGGATGGGTTCTGTTCCCCGCATTTGGGAAGCAGTAAAGGCTGGAGTATTCGCCAGTATGAAGAACAAGAGTCCTGTTGCAAAAGGCCTGTTCTCCTTCTTCATCAAGGTTGCAAGCATCTACAGCAGAAGCAGGGACTTGGTACTGGGAGAAGTTGCCACTTTCAAGAAGCGCAGCCGAATCCTCGATGTATCAACAGGACTGCTGCCGATGGTATTGCTCTACCCACTCTATAAGGCAGGGGACCATCTGGTTTTCTCCAAGGTCAAGCAGAAACTTGGCAAGAATTTCATTGCCGGTGTCAGTGGTGGGGGTTCTCTCAGTGCAGGGGTGGATATCTTCTTTGCCTCAATCGGTGTGAAGTTGCTTGACGGGTATGGCCTGACCGAGAGTGCCCCTGTAGTAGCGGTACGTCCTCTGCTCCATGGGGTTAAACGCACGGTAAGTCCTCTGGATGGAACAGAAGTACGTATTGTCAATGAGCAAAACCAGGAAGCAAAGCCCGGCGAGAAAGGCATTGTCATGGTCCGTGGACCACAGGTGATGAAGGGCTATTACAAGCGTCCAGATCTTACCCGATTGGTCTTGGATGAGAAGGGTTGGCTTAATACCGGTGACCTGGGTATTTGGACCCACCGCGGTGAGTTTGCGCTCAGCGGAAGGGCGAAGGATACCATCGTCCTGGCAGGAGGAGAAAACCTTGAACCGGTACCCATCGAAGCAAAACTCTGTGAGAGTGAGTTCATTGAACAGGCCATTGTACTGGGGCAGGACAAGAAGTATCTGGGTGCCTTGATTGTCCTTAACAAGCAACGTATCGAAGAGTACCTCAAGCAGAAGGAAATTCCCTACCTCGCCGACAAGCTGTATCAGATGCAGGAAGTGAGAAGCCTGATCGAGCAAACGATCGGAGATATCATCAACAGCAAACATGGTTTCAAGAGTTTCGAGCATATTGCTCGCTTCCGCCTCCTCTCCAAGAGCTTTGAGGTAGGTAAGGAACTGAGTGCAAAGCAGGAACTGAAGCGATTTGAGATCAACCGTCTCTATCAGCGTGAAATTGATGAGCTCTTCGTGAGTTGA
- the asnS gene encoding asparagine--tRNA ligase gives MKERISTLLKREPQAEFVVAEGWVRTKRDSKNVCFLEVNDGSCLKGLQVVIDKEQLPDLSILNDITTGCSVICKGPIVASAGGNQAVEMATVDVQVVGPCPVDTYPLQKKRHTIEYLREIAHLRARTNMFGAVARVRNTLSYAVHTFFQEHGFSYVNTPIISASDCEGAGEQFLVTTLDLDNIPRSEEGKVDYAKDFFGREAYLTVSGQLEGETYAMALKNIYTFGPTFRAENSNTKRHLSEFWMVEPEMAFCTLEGNMELAEEFLKYLFKTVLEECAEDMAFFSKFVQSGVQETLKAIVETPFAHLTYTEAIEELSKHNDKFEFPVSWGSDLQSEHEKFLTEVICKRPVIVTDYPKEIKAFYMKLNEDGKTVRGMDVLVPRLGEIIGGSEREADLDILTKRMEELDLNPDDYWWYLDLRRFGTVPHAGFGLGFERLVQYVTGMGNIRDVIPYPRAPKLADF, from the coding sequence ATGAAAGAACGAATTTCTACATTGCTCAAGAGAGAACCACAGGCTGAATTTGTTGTGGCAGAAGGCTGGGTAAGGACCAAGCGAGACAGTAAGAATGTATGCTTCCTTGAGGTCAATGATGGTTCGTGTCTGAAGGGACTGCAGGTTGTCATCGACAAGGAGCAGCTTCCTGACCTCTCCATTCTCAATGATATCACCACCGGTTGTTCAGTTATCTGCAAGGGCCCGATCGTTGCAAGCGCAGGTGGCAACCAAGCAGTCGAGATGGCCACTGTCGACGTGCAGGTAGTGGGTCCTTGTCCGGTGGACACCTATCCTCTCCAGAAGAAACGGCATACCATCGAGTATCTTCGTGAGATTGCCCACCTGAGAGCAAGAACCAACATGTTTGGTGCAGTAGCACGGGTGAGAAACACCTTGAGTTATGCGGTCCACACCTTTTTCCAGGAACATGGGTTCTCCTATGTGAATACCCCGATCATCAGTGCAAGCGATTGTGAGGGAGCAGGTGAACAGTTTTTGGTCACCACCCTGGACCTGGACAACATTCCCCGCAGCGAAGAGGGAAAGGTCGATTACGCAAAGGACTTCTTTGGCCGTGAAGCCTATCTTACCGTAAGTGGACAGCTGGAGGGAGAGACCTATGCAATGGCATTGAAGAACATCTACACCTTCGGCCCCACCTTCAGGGCAGAGAATTCCAACACCAAGCGACATCTCTCGGAGTTCTGGATGGTTGAACCTGAGATGGCTTTCTGTACGCTTGAAGGAAATATGGAGCTGGCTGAGGAGTTCCTCAAATACCTGTTCAAAACCGTGTTGGAGGAGTGTGCAGAAGATATGGCCTTCTTCAGCAAGTTTGTGCAATCGGGAGTTCAGGAAACGCTCAAGGCAATCGTGGAGACACCGTTTGCCCACCTGACCTACACTGAGGCAATCGAGGAACTTTCCAAACACAACGACAAGTTTGAGTTCCCTGTCTCCTGGGGCAGTGACTTGCAGAGTGAACACGAGAAGTTCCTCACCGAAGTAATATGCAAGAGACCGGTTATCGTGACCGACTATCCCAAGGAGATCAAGGCTTTCTACATGAAGCTGAATGAAGATGGGAAAACAGTGCGTGGCATGGATGTCCTTGTTCCCCGCCTGGGTGAGATCATCGGCGGTAGTGAACGTGAGGCAGACCTGGACATATTGACCAAACGCATGGAAGAACTGGATCTCAATCCTGATGATTACTGGTGGTATCTTGATCTGAGACGATTCGGCACAGTACCTCACGCTGGCTTCGGCCTTGGATTTGAGCGCTTGGTGCAGTACGTCACAGGGATGGGAAATATCCGTGACGTCATACCCTACCCAAGGGCTCCAAAACTGGCAGACTTCTAA
- a CDS encoding helix-turn-helix transcriptional regulator, with product MNHETILLYRNAFERERMLSRLAGYPQLRLHAHRIGTHSPEIMMRNYICYCSDLPSVVQMKRMLPSKNLLIFCPKSMKMMCSLLEDQYTIVLSLTCSEPLLEMMLGRFLSAPHPHDGVNEHPAVLTKREHQVLTLMVSGQETRQIASLLGIKVSTVIAHKKHLFLKSGVHTTSQLIVWALFSLYQ from the coding sequence ATGAACCATGAAACAATCTTACTCTACCGTAATGCATTTGAACGGGAAAGGATGCTGAGTCGACTGGCCGGTTATCCTCAGCTGAGACTACATGCACACCGTATTGGTACTCACTCCCCAGAAATTATGATGAGAAACTACATCTGCTACTGCTCGGACCTTCCCTCGGTTGTGCAGATGAAGAGGATGTTACCGTCCAAGAACCTTCTCATCTTTTGTCCGAAATCAATGAAAATGATGTGTTCCTTGCTGGAAGACCAGTACACGATTGTACTCTCGCTTACCTGTAGTGAGCCACTGCTTGAGATGATGCTGGGGAGATTTCTCTCCGCTCCCCATCCTCATGATGGAGTCAATGAGCATCCGGCTGTTCTGACCAAGAGAGAACATCAGGTTCTTACCCTTATGGTAAGTGGCCAGGAAACCCGTCAGATTGCCTCTCTCCTGGGTATTAAGGTGTCGACAGTCATTGCACATAAAAAGCATCTGTTCCTCAAGAGTGGAGTACACACTACCAGCCAATTGATCGTCTGGGCATTGTTCTCGCTATATCAATAA
- a CDS encoding DUF188 domain-containing protein, whose protein sequence is MFTLYVDADSCPRNLRQIILKAVIRRNLTVYFVADRVLKDVEQAYQQHTNALRSEAKKQGIEDQIALRDVKSPINQVQVEKGDDSADDWIVDHAVPPALAITHDIPLAGRLVEKGITVLDDRGNTYTEENMAERLSIRNAMTEFRELGIFSEQHSRMSGKQTKAFSDSFDALLTSMLKQNT, encoded by the coding sequence ATGTTCACCCTATATGTAGATGCGGACTCCTGTCCGCGAAACCTGAGACAGATCATTCTCAAGGCGGTAATCCGGCGAAATCTCACGGTTTATTTTGTTGCAGACCGAGTGCTCAAGGATGTGGAGCAAGCCTACCAACAGCATACCAATGCCTTGCGTAGTGAAGCAAAGAAGCAGGGAATAGAGGACCAGATTGCCCTCAGGGACGTGAAGAGCCCTATCAATCAGGTACAGGTGGAGAAGGGGGATGACAGTGCCGATGACTGGATTGTCGACCATGCTGTACCACCTGCCCTTGCCATCACCCATGACATTCCTCTCGCTGGTCGTTTGGTAGAGAAAGGTATCACTGTACTGGATGATCGTGGGAATACCTATACCGAAGAGAATATGGCAGAGCGACTCTCCATCCGTAATGCCATGACAGAGTTCAGGGAGTTGGGTATATTCAGCGAACAACACTCCAGGATGAGTGGCAAGCAGACCAAGGCTTTCAGCGATTCGTTTGATGCATTGCTTACCAGCATGCTGAAGCAAAATACCTGA
- a CDS encoding glycoside hydrolase family 2 TIM barrel-domain containing protein, with protein MYQEKPVNDLWQFRQGFSEDFLASELNDATWQQVSLPHTPVQFAPGYHEEQFHWGPYTYRRQFSLDISNSQQVAIRFEGIANKADFYVDGVLYGSCEGAYLPYTLDLGARSSFTLTVVVSGDEDPSFPPFGGSMDYISFCGIYREASLIIREERYFSFLGVESQKTDSLTLKGRAVNAEDQGVFVTLKDGSTTMEDASTTVKDGVFSLEMDDLELQAWSLENPILYTLVVRLGESDERVLTFGSRSAQFTKEGFLLNGKSIPIVGLNRHQDYPFLGYAAPPSLQREDASILKDLGVNLVRTSHYPQHPAFLDACDRLGLLVFEEIPGWQHIGKEKHWREQCLQSVQGMIERDYNHPSIILWGVRINESPDDESLYRETNCLARTLDPNRATAGVRNLKKSQFLEDVYTYNDFSYAGKGRPLQKKSQVCAKDVPYLVSEFCGHMYPCKSFDSPLIRAEHALRHARVLDQGLATKGLSGVIGWCMHDYFTHANFGSGDQICYHGVMDIFRTDKAAAHIYRSQKDSPYMLSVLSSMDGGDYPGAALPPALVATNCEEVRLRYNDRVVGIFHPQRKTFPHLFHPPVIVDDFIGDRLKAEFYLREREIPSLARLLGKVGRQGGSLKTGDLLKMGLFLKKHHLRYQDAVDLFTRYVGNWGSEGGLWVFEGLVGGKVVATETCRQGGKPSLHLIADRSNLTTKEATYDMVSVRVEVRKEGGRLPLPYAHIPLSVSISGVLSMATPPQMSTIGGSAVIYLRTMGLVGESVLHVSSPVGDKTLQFTVV; from the coding sequence ATGTATCAGGAAAAACCGGTCAACGACCTCTGGCAGTTCCGCCAAGGCTTCAGCGAAGACTTTCTTGCTAGCGAATTAAACGACGCTACCTGGCAACAGGTCTCTCTTCCCCATACACCCGTGCAGTTTGCCCCTGGGTATCATGAGGAGCAGTTTCACTGGGGACCCTACACCTACCGCAGGCAGTTCTCCCTCGATATATCCAATTCCCAGCAGGTTGCCATACGATTTGAAGGGATTGCAAATAAAGCAGACTTCTATGTGGACGGGGTGTTGTATGGAAGCTGCGAGGGAGCCTACCTTCCCTATACGCTGGATTTGGGTGCTCGCTCCTCTTTTACCCTTACCGTGGTGGTCTCAGGGGATGAGGATCCCTCCTTTCCTCCCTTTGGTGGGAGTATGGACTACATCTCCTTCTGTGGCATCTATCGAGAGGCAAGCCTGATAATCCGTGAGGAAAGGTATTTCTCCTTTCTCGGTGTGGAAAGCCAGAAAACGGATTCCCTTACACTCAAGGGTAGGGCGGTGAATGCAGAGGATCAGGGTGTGTTTGTTACCCTGAAAGACGGAAGTACAACAATGGAGGATGCAAGTACCACGGTCAAGGATGGTGTCTTTTCCCTTGAGATGGATGATTTGGAATTGCAGGCATGGAGCCTGGAGAATCCGATTCTCTATACCTTGGTAGTTAGGCTAGGAGAGAGCGATGAGAGAGTACTCACCTTCGGAAGTAGGAGTGCACAGTTTACCAAGGAAGGGTTTCTACTTAACGGAAAGTCCATTCCAATCGTGGGGTTGAACCGCCACCAGGATTATCCCTTCCTGGGATATGCTGCCCCACCTTCACTACAAAGGGAAGATGCAAGCATTTTGAAGGATCTCGGGGTGAATCTGGTCAGGACAAGCCACTATCCACAGCACCCGGCATTCCTGGATGCCTGTGACCGACTGGGCTTGCTTGTCTTCGAGGAGATACCAGGATGGCAACATATCGGGAAGGAGAAACATTGGAGAGAACAATGCCTGCAGAGTGTGCAGGGTATGATCGAGCGTGACTACAATCATCCATCCATTATCCTTTGGGGAGTGAGGATCAATGAATCCCCGGATGACGAGAGTCTCTACCGGGAGACCAACTGCCTTGCCAGGACTCTTGACCCCAACCGTGCCACGGCAGGGGTTCGGAATCTGAAGAAGAGCCAATTTCTTGAAGATGTGTACACCTACAACGATTTCTCGTATGCAGGGAAAGGACGCCCTCTTCAAAAGAAGAGCCAGGTTTGCGCCAAGGATGTTCCGTACTTGGTGAGTGAGTTTTGCGGCCATATGTATCCCTGCAAGTCGTTCGATTCCCCTCTTATAAGGGCTGAACATGCATTACGCCATGCAAGGGTGCTTGACCAGGGGCTGGCCACAAAAGGCTTAAGTGGAGTGATCGGTTGGTGTATGCATGACTACTTCACCCATGCCAATTTCGGAAGTGGGGACCAGATCTGCTACCACGGGGTGATGGACATATTCCGAACCGATAAGGCTGCTGCCCATATCTATCGAAGCCAGAAGGATAGCCCCTACATGCTTTCTGTGCTCTCTTCCATGGATGGTGGGGATTACCCGGGCGCAGCGCTCCCCCCTGCACTGGTTGCCACCAATTGTGAAGAGGTCAGGTTGCGCTACAATGACCGTGTGGTAGGAATCTTTCATCCCCAGAGAAAGACGTTTCCCCATCTTTTCCATCCACCGGTTATCGTTGACGATTTCATCGGGGACCGACTGAAGGCAGAATTTTACCTGAGAGAGCGGGAAATACCATCCCTTGCCCGTCTGCTTGGAAAAGTGGGCAGGCAGGGAGGTTCACTGAAAACCGGGGATCTGCTTAAGATGGGGCTATTCCTGAAAAAACATCATCTTCGTTACCAGGATGCGGTTGATTTGTTCACCAGGTATGTGGGTAATTGGGGAAGTGAAGGTGGCCTCTGGGTCTTTGAGGGATTGGTAGGAGGCAAGGTTGTTGCTACAGAGACATGCAGGCAAGGGGGCAAGCCTTCCCTCCATCTTATTGCTGACCGTTCCAATCTCACCACAAAGGAAGCGACATACGATATGGTCTCCGTACGCGTGGAGGTGAGGAAGGAAGGGGGGCGGTTACCATTGCCCTATGCACATATACCCCTCTCAGTCTCAATTTCTGGAGTGTTGTCCATGGCAACACCTCCACAGATGAGCACCATCGGGGGAAGTGCAGTAATCTATCTACGTACCATGGGGCTGGTGGGTGAGTCAGTATTGCATGTCTCATCTCCTGTGGGTGACAAAACCCTCCAGTTTACGGTAGTCTAG
- a CDS encoding diphosphate--fructose-6-phosphate 1-phosphotransferase yields the protein MDISPLQKVRYAYQPKLPAILRESITKVSPKMGEATSAQSDADQIKALFPNTYGLPRVSFIAGKNSDISKKRNVGVILSGGQAPGGHNVISGIFDALKAANTENTLYGFKGGPSGILEDSYRIIDEDYLASFRNTGGFDIIGSGRTKLETEAQFEVCAEVCKKHEIDALVIIGGDDSNTNAAVLAEYFLAKNHGIQVIGCPKTIDGDLKNESIEISFGFDTATKTYSELIGNIERDANSAKKYWHFIKLMGRSASHIALECALETQPNICLISEEVEAKGQSLVSIVDYIAKVVAERAEDGNNFGVALIPEGLIEFIPEIKVLISQINNLLAKEEKAFNKIVDSSERIAFVAERLSKEAAQVFTILPEEIQKQLLMDRDPHGNVQVSRIETDKLLAQMVEEKLSVMKKEGSYTGKFSSMTHFFGYEGRCAFPTNFDADYCYSLGYNAFMLIASGLSGYLSSVTNLAEPAGKWEAGGIPITMMMNMEVRHGEDKPVIKKALVELDGKPFQYFAEHRDTWARETCYTYPGAVQYYGPAEVCDLTTVTLALEQAK from the coding sequence ATGGACATTTCCCCTTTGCAGAAAGTACGTTATGCCTATCAACCCAAGCTACCCGCAATTTTGAGGGAGAGCATCACCAAGGTATCCCCCAAGATGGGAGAAGCTACCAGTGCACAATCTGATGCAGATCAGATCAAGGCACTCTTTCCCAACACATACGGACTCCCAAGAGTTTCGTTCATTGCCGGAAAGAACAGCGATATCAGCAAGAAGCGAAACGTTGGAGTTATCCTGAGCGGCGGCCAGGCTCCTGGTGGACATAATGTCATCAGTGGAATATTCGATGCACTGAAGGCAGCCAATACAGAGAATACTCTCTATGGCTTCAAAGGTGGTCCCTCCGGTATTCTGGAAGACTCCTACAGGATCATTGACGAGGACTATCTTGCCTCATTCCGCAATACCGGCGGATTTGACATTATTGGAAGCGGGAGAACAAAGCTTGAGACTGAAGCCCAGTTTGAGGTTTGTGCTGAAGTATGCAAGAAGCATGAGATTGATGCCCTGGTTATCATCGGCGGAGATGATTCAAACACCAATGCGGCTGTCTTGGCTGAGTACTTCCTTGCCAAGAACCACGGCATTCAGGTAATCGGTTGCCCGAAGACCATCGATGGAGATCTGAAGAACGAATCCATTGAAATCTCCTTTGGATTCGATACAGCTACCAAAACCTACAGTGAATTGATCGGCAACATTGAGAGAGATGCCAACAGTGCAAAGAAATATTGGCACTTCATCAAACTCATGGGCCGCTCTGCCAGTCATATCGCCCTTGAATGTGCCTTGGAGACCCAGCCCAATATCTGCCTGATCAGCGAGGAAGTTGAAGCAAAGGGACAGAGTCTGGTAAGCATTGTGGACTACATTGCAAAGGTTGTTGCTGAGCGTGCAGAAGATGGGAACAACTTTGGTGTTGCGCTTATTCCTGAGGGCTTGATTGAATTCATCCCTGAGATCAAGGTCTTGATCAGTCAGATCAACAATCTCCTTGCCAAGGAAGAGAAAGCTTTCAACAAGATCGTAGACAGCAGTGAGCGTATTGCCTTTGTTGCAGAGCGACTCAGCAAGGAAGCAGCGCAAGTCTTTACCATTCTGCCTGAAGAGATCCAGAAGCAGCTCCTGATGGACCGCGATCCCCATGGGAACGTACAGGTCTCTAGGATTGAGACAGATAAATTGCTTGCCCAGATGGTGGAAGAGAAGCTCTCAGTGATGAAGAAGGAAGGCTCCTATACTGGCAAATTCAGTTCCATGACCCACTTCTTTGGCTATGAGGGCCGTTGTGCTTTCCCAACCAACTTTGATGCAGATTACTGCTACAGCCTTGGCTATAATGCATTCATGTTGATCGCTAGTGGTCTCTCTGGATATCTTTCATCGGTCACAAACCTCGCAGAACCTGCTGGGAAGTGGGAAGCTGGTGGTATCCCCATCACCATGATGATGAATATGGAGGTACGCCACGGGGAGGACAAGCCAGTTATCAAGAAAGCCTTGGTGGAACTTGACGGTAAGCCTTTCCAGTACTTTGCAGAGCATCGTGACACGTGGGCCCGTGAGACTTGCTACACCTATCCAGGTGCCGTGCAGTACTATGGCCCTGCAGAGGTATGCGACCTTACAACAGTCACACTCGCTTTGGAACAGGCAAAATAA